The following are from one region of the Chiloscyllium punctatum isolate Juve2018m chromosome 24, sChiPun1.3, whole genome shotgun sequence genome:
- the LOC140494569 gene encoding uncharacterized protein codes for MVFLSQTPGQVVFLSEMPGQVVFLSQTPGQVVFLSQTPGHLVFLSQTPGQVVFLSETPGQVVYLSETPGQVVFLSETPGLVVFLSETPGQVVFLSQTPGQAVFLSQTPGQVVFLSETPGHLVFLSQTPGQVVFLSETPGQVVFLSQTPGHLVFLSQTPVQVVFLSQTPGQVVFLSQTPGQVVFLSETPGQVVFLSQTPGHLVFLSQTPGQVVFPSWTPRQVVFLSRTPGQVVFLSQTPGQMVFLSQTPGHMVFLSETPGQVLFLSQTPGRVEFLSQTPVQVVFLSQTPGQVVFLSQTPGQVVFLSQTPGQVVFLSQTPVQVVFLSQTPGQVEFLSQTPVQVVFLSQTPGQVVFLSQTPGQVVFLSQTPGQVVFLSETPGQVVFLSQTPGQVVFLSQTPVQVVFLSQTPGQVEFLSQTPGQVAFLSQTLGQVVFLSQTLGQVVFLFLTPGQLMGTTSDGDL; via the exons ATGGTGTTTCTATCTCAGACACCAGGGCAGGTGGTGTTTCTATCTGAGATGCCAGGGCAGGTGGTGTTTCTATCTCAGACACCAGGGCAGGTGGTGTTTCTATCTCAGACACCAGGGCACTTGGTGTTTCTCTCTCAGACACCAGGGCAGGTGGTGTTTCTATCTGAGACACCAGGACAGGTGGTGTATCTATCTGAGACACCAGGGCAGGTGGTGTTTCTATCTGAGACACCAGGACTGGTGGTGTTTCTATCTGAGACACCAGGGCAAGTGGTGTTTCTATCTCAGACACCAGGGCAGGCGGTGTTTCTGTCTCAGACACCAGGGCAGGTGGTGTTTCTATCTGAGACACCAGGGCACTTGGTGTTTCTCTCTCAGACACCAGGGCAGGTGGTGTTTCTATCTGAGACACCAGGACAGGTGGTGTTTCTATCTCAGACACCAGGGCACTTGGTGTTTCTCTCTCAGACACCAGTGCAAGTGGTGTTTCTATCTCAGACACCAGGGCAG GTGGTGTTTCTATCTCAGACCCCAGGGCAGGTGGTGTTTCTATCTGAGACACCAGGGCAGGTGGTGTTTCTATCTCAGACACCAGGGCACTTGGTGTTTCTCTCACAGACACCAGGACAGGTGGTGTTTCCATCTTGGACACCACGACAGGTGGTGTTTCTATCTCGGACACCTGGACAAGTGGTGTTTCTATCTCAGACACCAGGACAGATGGTGTTTCTATCTCAGACACCAGGGCACATGGTGTTTCTATCTGAGACACCAGGACAGGTGTTGTTTCTATCTCAGACACCAGGACGGGTGGAGTTTCTATCTCAGACACCAGTGCAGGTGGTGTTTCTATCTCAGACACCAGGACAGGTGGTGTTTCTATCTCAGACACCAGGACAGGTGGTGTTTCTATCTCAGACACCAGGGCAGGTGGTGTTTCTATCTCAGACACCAGTGCAGGTGGTGTTTCTATCTCAGACACCAGGACAGGTGGAGTTTCTATCTCAGACACCAGTGCAGGTGGTGTTTCTATCTCAGACACCAGGACAGGTGGTGTTTCTATCTCAGACACCAGGACAGGTGGTGTTTTTATCTCAGACACCAGGGCAGGTGGTGTTTCTGTCTGAGACACCAGGACAGGTGGTGTTTCTATCTCAGACACCAGGGCAGGTGGTGTTTCTATCTCAGACACCAGTGCAGGTGGTGTTTCTATCTCAGACACCAGGACAGGTGGAGTTTCTATCTCAGACACCAGGACAGGTGGCGTTTCTATCTCAGACATTAGGACAGGTGGTGTTTCTATCTCAGACATTAGGACAGGTGGTGTTTCTGTTCCTGACACCAGGACAATTAATGGGCACCACCAGTGATGGAGACTTGTGA
- the LOC140494845 gene encoding uncharacterized protein → MVFLSQTPGQVDFLSETPVQVVFLSQTPWQVVFLSQTPGQVVFLSQTPGQVVFLSQTPGQVVFLSLTPGQVVILSQTPGHMVFLSQTPGQVDFLSETPGQVVFLSQTPWQVVFLSQTPGQVVFLSQTPGQVVFLSLTPGQVVFLSQTPGQVVFLSQTPGQVVFLSLTPGQVVFLSQTPGQVVFLSLTPGQVVFLSQTPGQVVFLPQTRGQVVFLSQTPGQVAFLSQTPGQVAFLSQTPGQVVFLSQTPGQVVFLSQTPGQVVFLSLTPGQVVFLSQTPGQVVFLPQTRGQVVFLSQTPGQVVFLPQTPGQVAFLSQTPGQVVFLSLTPGQVVFLSQTPGLVVFLSQTPVQVVFLSLTPGQVVFLSQTPGQVVFLPQTPGQVVFLPQTPGLVVFLSQTPGQVVFLSQTPVQVVFLSLTPGQVVFLPQTPGQVVFLSQTPGQVAFLSQTPGQVVFLSQTSGEVMFLSQTPGQVVFLSQTPGQVVFLSQTPGQVAFLSQTPGQVVFLSQTPGQVVFLSQTPGQVAFLSQTPGQVVFLSQTSGEVMFLSQTPGQVVFLSQTPGQVVFLSQTPGQVVFLSQTPGQVVFLSQTPGCVVFLSQTPGRVVFLSQTPGQVVFLSQTLGQVVFLSQTLGQVVFLSWTPGQVVFLSQTPGQVVFLSETSGQVVFLSETPGQVAFLSQTPGQEVFLSQTSGEVMFLSQTPGQVVFLSLTPGQVVFLSQTPGQVVFLTQTPGQVVFLTQTPGQVVFLSQTPGQVVFLSQTPGQVVFLSQTPGLVVFLSQTPGQVVFLSQTPGQVVFLYQTPGQVVFLSQTPGLVVFLSQTPGQVVFLTQTPGQVVFLSETPVQMVFLCQTPGHVVFLFQTPGQVVFLSQTPGQVVFLSQTPGQVVFLPQTRGQVVFLSQTPGQVVFLSQTPGQVAFLSQTPGQVVFLSQTPGQVVFLSQTPGQVVFLSLTPGQVVFLSQTSGEVMFLSQTPGQVVFLSQTPGQMVNLSQTPGQVAFLSQTPGQEVFLSQTSGEVMFLSQTPGQVVFLSQTPGQVVFLSQTPGCVVFLSQTPGCVVFLTQTPGQVVFLTQTPGCLSQTPGQVVFLSQTPGQVAFLSQTPGQVVFLSQTSGEVMFLSQTPGQVVFLTQTPGQVVFLSETPVQMVNLSQTPGQVAFLSQTPGQVVFLSQTPGQVVFLSQAPGQVVFLSLTPGQVVFLSQTPGLVVFLSQTPGQVVFLTQTPGQVVFLSETPVQMVFLCQTPGHVVFLFQTPGQVVFLSQTPGQVVFLSQTPGQVVFLYQTPGLVVFLSQTPGQVVFLSLTPGQVVFLSQTPGLVVFLSQTPGQVVFLSQTPGQVVFLSETPVQMVFLCQTPGHVVFLTQTPGQVVFLTQTPGQVVFLSQTPGQVVFLSQTPGQVVFLSQTQGCVVFLTQTPGQVVFLSQTPGQVVFLTQTPGQVVFLSQTQGCVVFLTQTPGQVVFLTQTPGCLSQTPVRVVFLCQTPGQVVFLYQTPGAVVFLSQTPGQVVFLSQTPGCLSQTPGQVVFLSQTPGQVVFLSQTPGQVVFLFQTPGQVVFLSQTPGQVVFLSQTPGQVVFLSQTPGLVVFLSQTPGQLVFLSLTPGQVVFLSQTPGLVVFLSQTPGQVVFLTQTPGQVVFLSETPVQMVFLCQTPGHVVFLFQTPGQVVFLSQTPGQVVFLSQTPGLVVFLSQTPGQVVFLTQTPGQVVFLSETPVQMVFLCQTPGHVVFLTQTPGQVVFLTQTPVRVVFLCQTPGQVVFLYQTPGAVVFLSQTPGQVVFLSQTPG, encoded by the exons ATGGTGTTTCTATCTCAGACACCAGGACAAGTGGACTTTCTATCTGAGACACCAGTACAGGTGGTGTTTCTATCTCAGACACCATGGCAGGTGGTGTTTCTATCTCAGACACCAGGGCAGGTGGTGTTTCTATCTCAGACACCAGGGCAGGTGGTGTTTCTGTCTCAGACACCAGGGCAAGTGGTGTTTCTATCTCTGACACCAGGACAGGTGGTGATTCTATCTCAGACACCAGGGCACATGGTGTTTCTATCTCAGACACCAGGACAAGTGGACTTTCTATCTGAGACACCAGGACAGGTGGTGTTTCTATCTCAGACACCATGGCAGGTGGTGTTTCTATCTCAGACACCAGGGCAGGTGGTGTTTCTGTCTCAGACACCAGGGCAAGTGGTGTTTCTATCTCTGACACCAGGACAGGTGGTGTTTCTATCTCAGACACCAGGGCAAGTGGTGTTTCTGTCTCAGACACCAGGACAGGTGGTGTTTCTATCTCTGACACCAGGACAGGTGGTGTTTCTGTCTCAGACACCAGGGCAGGTGGTGTTTCTATCTCTGACACCAGGACAGGTGGTGTTTCTATCTCAGACACCAGGGCAGGTGGTGTTTCTACCTCAGACACGAGGACAGGTGGTGTTTCTATCTCAGACACCAGGACAGGTGGCGTTTCTATCACAGACACCAGGACAGGTGGCGTTTCTATCACAGACACCAGGACAGGTGGTGTTTCTATCACAGACACCAGGACAGGTGGTGTTTCTGTCTCAGACACCAGGGCAGGTGGTGTTTCTATCTCTGACACCAGGACAGGTGGTGTTTCTATCTCAGACACCAGGGCAGGTGGTGTTTCTACCTCAGACACGAGGACAGGTGGTGTTTCTATCTCAGACACCAGGGCAGGTGGTGTTTCTACCTCAGACACCAGGACAGGTGGCGTTTCTATCACAGACACCAGGACAGGTGGTGTTTCTATCTCTGACACCAGGGCAGGTGGTGTTTCTGTCTCAGACACCAGGACTGGTGGTGTTTCTGTCTCAGACACCAGTGCAGGTGGTGTTTCTATCTCTGACACCAGGACAGGTGGTGTTTCTGTCTCAGACACCAGGGCAGGTGGTGTTTCTACCTCAGACACCAGGGCAGGTGGTGTTTCTACCTCAGACACCAGGACTGGTGGTGTTTCTGTCTCAGACACCAGGACAGGTGGTGTTTCTGTCTCAGACACCAGTGCAGGTGGTGTTTCTATCTCTGACACCAGGACAGGTGGTGTTTCTACCTCAGACACCAGGACAGGTGGTGTTTCTATCTCAGACACCAGGACAGGTGGCGTTTCTATCACAGACACCAGGACAGGTGGTGTTTCTATCTCAGACATCAGGGGAAGTGATGTTTCTGTCTCAGACACCAGGACAGGTGGTGTTTCTATCTCAGACACCAGGGCAAGTGGTGTTTCTATCTCAGACACCAGGACAGGTGGCGTTTCTATCACAGACACCAGGACAGGTGGTGTTTCTATCTCAGACACCAGGGCAAGTGGTGTTTCTATCTCAGACACCAGGACAGGTGGCGTTTCTATCACAGACACCAGGACAGGTGGTGTTTCTATCTCAGACATCAGGGGAAGTGATGTTTCTGTCTCAGACACCAGGACAGGTGGTGTTTCTATCTCAGACACCAGGGCAAGTGGTGTTTCTATCTCAGACACCAGGACAGGTGGTGTTTCTATCTCAGACACCAGGGCAAGTGGTGTTTCTATCTCAGACACCAGGATGTGTGGTGTTTCTATCTCAGACACCAGGACGGGTGGTGTTTCTATCTCAGACACCAGGGCAAGTGGTGTTTCTCTCTCAGACACTAGGACAGGTAGTGTTTCTGTCTCAGACACTAGGACAGGTGGTGTTTCTATCTTGGACACCAGGGCAGGTGGTGTTTCTATCTCAGACACCAGGGCAGGTGGTGTTTCTATCTGAGACATCAGGGCAGGTGGTGTTTCTATCTGAGACACCAGGACAGGTGGCGTTTCTATCACAGACACCAGGACAGGAGGTGTTTCTATCTCAGACATCAGGGGAAGTGATGTTTCTGTCTCAGACACCAGGGCAAGTGGTGTTTCTGTCTCTGACACCAGGACAGGTGGTGTTTCTGTCTCAGACACCAGGACAGGTGGTGTTTCTAACTCAGACACCAGGGCAGGTGGTGTTTCTAACTCAGACACCAGGGCAGGTGGTGTTTCTGTCTCAGACACCAGGACAGGTGGTGTTTCTATCTCAGACACCAGGGCAGGTGGTGTTTCTATCTCAGACACCAGGACTGGTGGTGTTTCTATCTCAGACACCAGGACAGGTGGTGTTTCTATCTCAGACACCAGGACAGGTGGTGTTTCTATATCAGACACCAGGGCAGGTGGTGTTTCTATCTCAGACACCAGGGCTGGTGGTGTTTCTGTCTCAGACACCAGGACAGGTGGTGTTTCTAACTCAGACACCAGGACAGGTGGTGTTTCTATCTGAGACACCAGTACAGATGGTGTTTCTATGTCAGACACCAGGGCATGTGGTATTTCTATTTCAGACACCAGGGCAGGTGGTGTTTCTGTCTCAGACACCAGGACAGGTGGTGTTTCTATCTCAGACACCAGGGCAGGTGGTGTTTCTACCTCAGACACGAGGACAG GTGGTGTTTCTATCTCAGACACCAGGACAGGTGGTGTTTCTATCACAGACACCAGGACAGGTGGCGTTTCTATCACAGACACCTGGACAGGTGGTGTTTCTATCACAGACTCCAGGACAGGTGGTGTTTCTGTCTCAGACACCAGGGCAGGTGGTGTTTCTATCTCTGACACCAGGACAGGTGGTGTTTCTATCTCAGACATCAGGGGAAGTGATGTTTCTGTCTCAGACACCAGGGCAAGTGGTGTTTCTATCTCAGACACCAGGACAGATGGTGAATCTATCACAGACACCAGGACAGGTGGCGTTTCTATCACAGACACCAGGACAGGAGGTGTTTCTATCTCAGACATCAGGGGAAGTGATGTTTCTGTCTCAGACACCAGGACAGGTGGTGTTTCTATCTCAGACACCAGGGCAAGTGGTGTTTCTATCTCAGACACCAGGATGTGTGGTGTTTCTATCTCAGACACCAGGATGTGTGGTGTTTCTAACTCAGACACCAGGACAGGTGGTGTTTCTAACTCAGACACCAGGGTGTCTATCTCAGACACCAGGGCAAGTGGTGTTTCTGTCTCAGACACCAGGACAGGTGGCGTTTCTATCACAGACACCAGGACAGGTGGTGTTTCTATCTCAGACATCAGGGGAAGTGATGTTTCTGTCTCAGACACCAGGACAGGTGGTGTTTCTAACTCAGACACCAGGACAGGTGGTGTTTCTATCTGAGACACCAGTACAGATGGTGAATCTATCACAGACACCAGGACAGGTGGCGTTTCTATCACAGACACCAGGACAGGTGGTGTTTCTATCTCAGACACCAGGGCAGGTGGTGTTTCTATCTCAGGCACCAGGACAGGTGGTGTTTCTATCTCTGACACCAGGGCAGGTGGTGTTTCTATCTCAGACACCAGGGCTGGTGGTGTTTCTGTCTCAGACACCAGGACAGGTGGTGTTTCTAACTCAGACACCAGGACAGGTGGTGTTTCTATCTGAGACACCAGTACAGATGGTGTTTCTATGTCAGACACCAGGGCATGTGGTATTTCTATTTCAGACACCAGGGCAGGTGGTGTTTCTGTCTCAGACACCAGGACAGGTGGTGTTTCTATCTCAGACACCAGGGCAGGTGGTGTTTCTATATCAGACACCAGGACTGGTGGTGTTTCTATCTCAGACACCAGGACAGGTGGTGTTTCTATCTCTGACACCAGGGCAGGTGGTGTTTCTATCTCAGACACCAGGGCTGGTGGTGTTTCTGTCTCAGACACCAGGACAGGTGGTGTTTCTATCTCAGACACCAGGACAGGTGGTGTTTCTATCTGAGACACCAGTACAGATGGTGTTTCTATGTCAGACACCAGGGCATGTGGTATTTCTAACTCAGACACCAGGACAGGTGGTGTTTCTAACTCAGACACCAGGACAGGTGGTGTTTCTATCTCAGACACCAGGACAGGTGGTGTTTCTATCACAGACACCAGGACAGGTGGTGTTTCTATCTCAGACACAAGGATGTGTGGTGTTTCTAACTCAGACACCAGGACAGGTGGTGTTTCTATCTCAGACACCAGGACAGGTGGTGTTTCTAACTCAGACACCAGGACAGGTGGTGTTTCTATCTCAGACACAAGGATGTGTGGTGTTTCTAACTCAGACACCAGGACAGGTGGTGTTTCTAACTCAGACACCAGGGTGTCTATCTCAGACACCAGTACGGGTGGTGTTTCTATGTCAGACACCAGGGCAAGTGGTGTTTCTATATCAGACTCCTGGGGCAGTGGTGTTTCTATCTCAGACACCAGGGCAAGTGGTATTTCTATCTCAGACACCAGGGTGTCTATCTCAGACACCAGGGCAAGTGGTGTTTCTGTCTCAGACACCAGGACAGGTGGTGTTTCTATCTCAGACACCAGGGCAGGTGGTGTTTCTATTTCAGACACCAGGACAGGTGGTGTTTCTGTCTCAGACACCAGGACAGGTGGTGTTTCTATCTCAGACACCAGGGCAGGTGGTGTTTCTATCTCAGACACCAGGACTGGTGGTGTTTCTATCTCAGACACCAGGACAGTTGGTGTTTCTATCTCTGACACCAGGGCAGGTGGTGTTTCTATCTCAGACACCAGGGCTGGTGGTGTTTCTGTCTCAGACACCAGGACAGGTGGTGTTTCTAACTCAGACACCAGGACAGGTGGTGTTTCTATCTGAGACACCAGTACAGATGGTGTTTCTATGTCAGACACCAGGGCATGTGGTATTTCTATTTCAGACACCAGGGCAGGTGGTGTTTCTATCTCAGACACCAGGACAGGTGGTGTTTCTATCTCAGACACCAGGGCTGGTGGTGTTTCTGTCTCAGACACCAGGACAGGTGGTGTTTCTAACTCAGACACCAGGACAGGTGGTGTTTCTATCTGAGACACCAGTACAGATGGTGTTTCTATGTCAGACACCAGGGCATGTGGTATTTCTAACTCAGACACCAGGGCAAGTGGTGTTTCTAACTCAGACACCAGTACGGGTGGTGTTTCTATGTCAGACACCAGGGCAAGTGGTGTTTCTATATCAGACTCCTGGGGCAGTGGTGTTTCTATCTCAGACACCAGGGCAAGTGGTATTTCTTTCTCAGACACCAGGATGA